One window of the Micropterus dolomieu isolate WLL.071019.BEF.003 ecotype Adirondacks linkage group LG08, ASM2129224v1, whole genome shotgun sequence genome contains the following:
- the rh50 gene encoding rh50-like protein, which translates to MKTQSTSLRVKLPVFVFVTEVIIVFLYAAFVTYDEHADAKFQTNTTNPMDNAVYRDYPFFTDIQVIIFLGFGCLLAFFRLYGFGGMVFNFLTATFAIQWAILVQGYFQFSHDGKIHLGVINLINAEFACAVVLISFGAVLGKTSPLQLLVMALLEVPVFAVTEWAVLKYLKINDAGGSILIHLFACYFGLGVTFVLYRPGLKEGHAKENTSYQSDILSVMGTLFLWVFWPSFNSALTLKGDDQHRAILHTFIGLSASTLTAFALSAMLNKNGKLTMADVQNVTLAGGVTVGASVDMMISPAAAYALGMIGCTACMLGYKYLSPFLARRFRIQDQCGIHNLHGLTGLISCTAGICAILMATEEVYGPSLYEIFTHRAPVEGDPKLQELQMLIPSLQPGLGRTAREQALFQVAAVFVTIAVSALGGILTGFVLKLPYLVSPSDDFCFDDELFFDVPRDYDSPLKFSNISSTEDSSA; encoded by the coding sequence ATGAAGACGCAGTCGACAAGCCTTCGAGTTAAgttacctgtgtttgtgtttgtcacagAGGTGATAATTGTTTTCTTGTATGCTGCTTTTGTCACCTACGATGAGCATGCAGATGCCAAATTTCAGACTAACACAACTAACCCCATGGACAATGCAGTGTACCGAGATTACCCTTTTTTTACTGACATACAGGTCATTATATTCCTCGGCTTTGGGTGCCTGCTTGCATTTTTTCGACTGTATGGTTTTGGGGGGATGGTTTTTAACTTCCTCACGGCTACTTTTGCCATCCAGTGGGCCATTTTGGTGCAGGGGTACTTCCAGTTCAGCCATGACGGTAAGATCCACCTCGGAGTGATCAACCTAATAAATGCAGAGTTCGCCTGTGCTGTGGTGCTGATATCTTTCGGGGCAGTGCTGGGGAAGACAAGTCCTTTGCAGCTGCTGGTCATGGCTCTGCTGGAAGTGCCAGTGTTCGCAGTCACTGAGTGGGCCGTGCTGAAGTATCTGAAGATTAACGATGCAGGAGGCTCTATTCTCATTCACCTCTTTGCCTGTTATTTTGGTTTGGGTGTCACATTTGTATTATACAGGCCTGGCCTAAAAGAAGGCCATGCAAAGGAGAACACCAGCTACCAGTCCGACATCCTGTCTGTCATGGGGACCTTGTTCCTCTGGGTGTTTTGGCCCTCCTTCAACTCAGCATTAACCCTGAAAGGAGACGACCAGCACAGAGCCATCCTCCACACCTTCATCGGCCTCAGCGCCTCCACGCTCACAGCCTTCGCTCTCTCCGCCATGCTGAACAAAAACGGCAAGCTCACCATGGCTGATGTTCAGAACGTGACCCTTGCTGGAGGCGTGACAGTCGGGGCATCTGTGGACATGATGATATCTCCTGCAGCTGCATATGCCCTCGGTATGATTGGCTGCACTGCATGCATGCTAGGCTACAAGTACTTGAGCCCCTTCCTGGCGCGGCGCTTCAGGATCCAGGATCAGTGTGGAATACATAATTTGCATGGTCTAACAGGACTTATATCCTGTACTGCAGGGATATGTGCTATACTGATGGCAACCGAGGAGGTTTACGGCCCCAGTTTGTATGAGATCTTTACCCACAGAGCACCAGTGGAAGGAGACCCTAAGCTGCAAGAGCTGCAGATGTTGATCCCCAGTTTACAGCCAGGGTTGGGGAGGACTGCCCGGGAACAGGCTCTCTTCCAGGTCGCAGCTGTGTTCGTTACCATAGCAGTGTCAGCGCTGGGAGGCATCCTCACAGGCTTCGTCTTGAAGCTGCCGTACCTCGTATCACCATCCGACGATTTCTGTTTTGACGATGAGCTGTTTTTTGATGTTCCTCGGGACTATGATTCACCACTTAAATTCAGTAACATAAGTTCAACAGAGGATTCTTCTGCCTGA
- the rbm39b gene encoding RNA-binding protein 39b isoform X4, with product MADDFDVEAMLEAPYRKDEIKSSHANGHDDQNKKKRRSRSRSRSPGSRKRRSRSKDKKKGKKRSRSRERKRSRSRERHRSGSRSKERSGRYKARKSPVRKRSKSRSPFKKEKSPIRQPIDNLTPEERDARTVFCMQLAARIRARDLEDFFSAVGKVRDVRMISDRNSRRSKGIAYIEFVEASSVPLAIGLTGQRLLGVPIIVQASQVMAEKNRAAAAANNLQKGSSGPMRLYVGSLHFNITEEMLRGIFEPFGKIEGIQLMMDSETGRSKGYGFISFADAECAKKALEQLNGFELAGRPMKVGHVTERSDSSTASSFLDNDELERTGIDLGTTGRLQLMARLAEGTGLKIPPAAQQALQMTGSIPFGNIAAPPAVPTPAPSQALNLPSQPLATHCLQLSNLFNPQAENDPSWAIEIQDDVIEECNKHGGIVHIYVDKNSAQGNVYVKCPSIPAAMATVNALHGRWFAGKMITAAYVPLPTYHNLFPDSVTAKQLLMPARR from the exons ATGGCTGATGATTTTGACGTTGAGGCCATGCTGGAGGCTCCATACAGAAAG GATGAGATCAAGTCCTCTCATGCAAATGGACACGACGACCAGAACAAGAA GAAAAGAAGGAGCCGAAGCAGGAGCCGAAGTCCCGGCTCTAGGaagagaagaagcagaagcaaagacaaaaagaagggcaagaagaggagcaggagccGAGAAAGAAAACGTAGCCGTAGCAGAGAGCGCCATCGCAGCGGCTCCCGAAGCAAGGAACGTTCTGGGCGGTACAAGGCACGCAAGAGCCCCGT CCGTAAACGTTCCAAAAGCCGGAGCCCCTTCAAAAAGGAGAAGAGTCCCATAAG GCAACCAATTGACAATCTAACACCAGAGGAGAGGGATGCTCGCACAGTTTTCTGCATGCAGCTTGCTGCAAGAATCAGAGCCAGAGACCTGGAAGACTTCTTCTCGGCAGTGGGAAAA GTAAGAGATGTGAGAATGATCTCGGACAGAAACTCCAGGAGGTCAAAGGGCATTGCATACATCGAGTTTGTGGAGGCTTCTTCTGTGCCACTGGCAATTGGATTGACTGGCCAGAGGCTTTTAGGAGTGCCCATCATCGTCCAGGCCTCTCAGGTCATG gcagagaaaaacagagctgcagctgctgccaatAATCTACAGAAGGGCAGTTCGGGTCCAATGCGGCTGTACGTGGGCTCGCTGCACTTCAACATTACTGAAGAAATGCTTCGAGGGATCTTTGAGCCTTTTGGGAAG ATTGAGGGAATCCAGCTAATGATGGACAGTGAAACTGGACGATCCAAAGGATATGGCTTCATATCG tttgcaGATGCAGAATGTGCAAAGAAGGCCTTGGAGCAGTTGAATGGCTTTGAGCTGGCTGGACGTCCAATGAAGGTGGGGCATGTTACAGAGCGCTCAGACTCGTCGACAGCCAGCTCATTTCTGGACAACGACGAATTGGAGAGGACCGGCATCGACCTCGGCACCACAGGACGTCTACAGCTTATGGCACGACTAGCAGAAG GAACTGGTCTAAAGATTCCTCCTGCTGCTCAGCAGGCTCTACAGATGACTGGGTCCATACCCTTTGGAAACATCGCTGCTCCACCAG CTGTTCCAACTCCAGCTCCAAGCCAAGCCTTGAACCTCCCATCACAGCCGCTGGCCACACACTGCCTTCAGCTGTCCAACCTGTTCAACCCACAAGC GGAAAACGATCCCAGCTGGGCCATCGAGATCCAAGATGATGTTATTGAGGAGTGCAACAAACATGGAGGAATAGTTCACATTTATGTTGATAAGAACTCCGCTCAA GGTAATGTGTATGTGAAATGTCCCTCAATACCAGCAGCGATGGCAACTGTAAATGCACTTCATGGACGCTGGTTTGCAG GCAAAATGATCACAGCAGCCTACGTTCCCTTACCAACCTACCACAACCTTTTCCCTGATTCAGTAACAGCGAAGCAGCTTCTAATGCCGGCACGTCGATAG
- the rbm39b gene encoding RNA-binding protein 39b isoform X3 has protein sequence MADDFDVEAMLEAPYRKTSLMISHLYSHEFIFDSTVNCEKKDEIKSSHANGHDDQNKKKRRSRSRSRSPGSRKRRSRSKDKKKGKKRSRSRERKRSRSRERHRSGSRSKERSGRYKARKSPVRKRSKSRSPFKKEKSPIRQPIDNLTPEERDARTVFCMQLAARIRARDLEDFFSAVGKVRDVRMISDRNSRRSKGIAYIEFVEASSVPLAIGLTGQRLLGVPIIVQASQVMAEKNRAAAAANNLQKGSSGPMRLYVGSLHFNITEEMLRGIFEPFGKIEGIQLMMDSETGRSKGYGFISFADAECAKKALEQLNGFELAGRPMKVGHVTERSDSSTASSFLDNDELERTGIDLGTTGRLQLMARLAEGTGLKIPPAAQQALQMTGSIPFGNIAAPPAVPTPAPSQALNLPSQPLATHCLQLSNLFNPQAENDPSWAIEIQDDVIEECNKHGGIVHIYVDKNSAQGNVYVKCPSIPAAMATVNALHGRWFAGKMITAAYVPLPTYHNLFPDSVTAKQLLMPARR, from the exons ATGGCTGATGATTTTGACGTTGAGGCCATGCTGGAGGCTCCATACAGAAAG ACTTCCCTAATGATATCTCACCTCTACTCCCATGAATTCATCTTTGATTCCACTGTGAACTGTGAAAAAAAG GATGAGATCAAGTCCTCTCATGCAAATGGACACGACGACCAGAACAAGAA GAAAAGAAGGAGCCGAAGCAGGAGCCGAAGTCCCGGCTCTAGGaagagaagaagcagaagcaaagacaaaaagaagggcaagaagaggagcaggagccGAGAAAGAAAACGTAGCCGTAGCAGAGAGCGCCATCGCAGCGGCTCCCGAAGCAAGGAACGTTCTGGGCGGTACAAGGCACGCAAGAGCCCCGT CCGTAAACGTTCCAAAAGCCGGAGCCCCTTCAAAAAGGAGAAGAGTCCCATAAG GCAACCAATTGACAATCTAACACCAGAGGAGAGGGATGCTCGCACAGTTTTCTGCATGCAGCTTGCTGCAAGAATCAGAGCCAGAGACCTGGAAGACTTCTTCTCGGCAGTGGGAAAA GTAAGAGATGTGAGAATGATCTCGGACAGAAACTCCAGGAGGTCAAAGGGCATTGCATACATCGAGTTTGTGGAGGCTTCTTCTGTGCCACTGGCAATTGGATTGACTGGCCAGAGGCTTTTAGGAGTGCCCATCATCGTCCAGGCCTCTCAGGTCATG gcagagaaaaacagagctgcagctgctgccaatAATCTACAGAAGGGCAGTTCGGGTCCAATGCGGCTGTACGTGGGCTCGCTGCACTTCAACATTACTGAAGAAATGCTTCGAGGGATCTTTGAGCCTTTTGGGAAG ATTGAGGGAATCCAGCTAATGATGGACAGTGAAACTGGACGATCCAAAGGATATGGCTTCATATCG tttgcaGATGCAGAATGTGCAAAGAAGGCCTTGGAGCAGTTGAATGGCTTTGAGCTGGCTGGACGTCCAATGAAGGTGGGGCATGTTACAGAGCGCTCAGACTCGTCGACAGCCAGCTCATTTCTGGACAACGACGAATTGGAGAGGACCGGCATCGACCTCGGCACCACAGGACGTCTACAGCTTATGGCACGACTAGCAGAAG GAACTGGTCTAAAGATTCCTCCTGCTGCTCAGCAGGCTCTACAGATGACTGGGTCCATACCCTTTGGAAACATCGCTGCTCCACCAG CTGTTCCAACTCCAGCTCCAAGCCAAGCCTTGAACCTCCCATCACAGCCGCTGGCCACACACTGCCTTCAGCTGTCCAACCTGTTCAACCCACAAGC GGAAAACGATCCCAGCTGGGCCATCGAGATCCAAGATGATGTTATTGAGGAGTGCAACAAACATGGAGGAATAGTTCACATTTATGTTGATAAGAACTCCGCTCAA GGTAATGTGTATGTGAAATGTCCCTCAATACCAGCAGCGATGGCAACTGTAAATGCACTTCATGGACGCTGGTTTGCAG GCAAAATGATCACAGCAGCCTACGTTCCCTTACCAACCTACCACAACCTTTTCCCTGATTCAGTAACAGCGAAGCAGCTTCTAATGCCGGCACGTCGATAG
- the rbm39b gene encoding RNA-binding protein 39b isoform X1, whose amino-acid sequence MADDFDVEAMLEAPYRKTSLMISHLYSHEFIFDSTVNCEKKDEIKSSHANGHDDQNKKKRRSRSRSRSPGSRKRRSRSKDKKKGKKRSRSRERKRSRSRERHRSGSRSKERSGRYKARKSPVRKRSKSRSPFKKEKSPIRQPIDNLTPEERDARTVFCMQLAARIRARDLEDFFSAVGKVRDVRMISDRNSRRSKGIAYIEFVEASSVPLAIGLTGQRLLGVPIIVQASQAEKNRAAAAANNLQKGSSGPMRLYVGSLHFNITEEMLRGIFEPFGKIEGIQLMMDSETGRSKGYGFISFADAECAKKALEQLNGFELAGRPMKVGHVTERSDSSTASSFLDNDELERTGIDLGTTGRLQLMARLAEGTGLKIPPAAQQALQMTGSIPFGNIAAPPAVPTPAPSQALNLPSQPLATHCLQLSNLFNPQAENDPSWAIEIQDDVIEECNKHGGIVHIYVDKNSAQGNVYVKCPSIPAAMATVNALHGRWFAGKMITAAYVPLPTYHNLFPDSVTAKQLLMPARR is encoded by the exons ATGGCTGATGATTTTGACGTTGAGGCCATGCTGGAGGCTCCATACAGAAAG ACTTCCCTAATGATATCTCACCTCTACTCCCATGAATTCATCTTTGATTCCACTGTGAACTGTGAAAAAAAG GATGAGATCAAGTCCTCTCATGCAAATGGACACGACGACCAGAACAAGAA GAAAAGAAGGAGCCGAAGCAGGAGCCGAAGTCCCGGCTCTAGGaagagaagaagcagaagcaaagacaaaaagaagggcaagaagaggagcaggagccGAGAAAGAAAACGTAGCCGTAGCAGAGAGCGCCATCGCAGCGGCTCCCGAAGCAAGGAACGTTCTGGGCGGTACAAGGCACGCAAGAGCCCCGT CCGTAAACGTTCCAAAAGCCGGAGCCCCTTCAAAAAGGAGAAGAGTCCCATAAG GCAACCAATTGACAATCTAACACCAGAGGAGAGGGATGCTCGCACAGTTTTCTGCATGCAGCTTGCTGCAAGAATCAGAGCCAGAGACCTGGAAGACTTCTTCTCGGCAGTGGGAAAA GTAAGAGATGTGAGAATGATCTCGGACAGAAACTCCAGGAGGTCAAAGGGCATTGCATACATCGAGTTTGTGGAGGCTTCTTCTGTGCCACTGGCAATTGGATTGACTGGCCAGAGGCTTTTAGGAGTGCCCATCATCGTCCAGGCCTCTCAG gcagagaaaaacagagctgcagctgctgccaatAATCTACAGAAGGGCAGTTCGGGTCCAATGCGGCTGTACGTGGGCTCGCTGCACTTCAACATTACTGAAGAAATGCTTCGAGGGATCTTTGAGCCTTTTGGGAAG ATTGAGGGAATCCAGCTAATGATGGACAGTGAAACTGGACGATCCAAAGGATATGGCTTCATATCG tttgcaGATGCAGAATGTGCAAAGAAGGCCTTGGAGCAGTTGAATGGCTTTGAGCTGGCTGGACGTCCAATGAAGGTGGGGCATGTTACAGAGCGCTCAGACTCGTCGACAGCCAGCTCATTTCTGGACAACGACGAATTGGAGAGGACCGGCATCGACCTCGGCACCACAGGACGTCTACAGCTTATGGCACGACTAGCAGAAG GAACTGGTCTAAAGATTCCTCCTGCTGCTCAGCAGGCTCTACAGATGACTGGGTCCATACCCTTTGGAAACATCGCTGCTCCACCAG CTGTTCCAACTCCAGCTCCAAGCCAAGCCTTGAACCTCCCATCACAGCCGCTGGCCACACACTGCCTTCAGCTGTCCAACCTGTTCAACCCACAAGC GGAAAACGATCCCAGCTGGGCCATCGAGATCCAAGATGATGTTATTGAGGAGTGCAACAAACATGGAGGAATAGTTCACATTTATGTTGATAAGAACTCCGCTCAA GGTAATGTGTATGTGAAATGTCCCTCAATACCAGCAGCGATGGCAACTGTAAATGCACTTCATGGACGCTGGTTTGCAG GCAAAATGATCACAGCAGCCTACGTTCCCTTACCAACCTACCACAACCTTTTCCCTGATTCAGTAACAGCGAAGCAGCTTCTAATGCCGGCACGTCGATAG
- the rbm39b gene encoding RNA-binding protein 39b isoform X2 has translation MADDFDVEAMLEAPYRKDEIKSSHANGHDDQNKKKRRSRSRSRSPGSRKRRSRSKDKKKGKKRSRSRERKRSRSRERHRSGSRSKERSGRYKARKSPVRKRSKSRSPFKKEKSPIRQPIDNLTPEERDARTVFCMQLAARIRARDLEDFFSAVGKVRDVRMISDRNSRRSKGIAYIEFVEASSVPLAIGLTGQRLLGVPIIVQASQAEKNRAAAAANNLQKGSSGPMRLYVGSLHFNITEEMLRGIFEPFGKIEGIQLMMDSETGRSKGYGFISFADAECAKKALEQLNGFELAGRPMKVGHVTERSDSSTASSFLDNDELERTGIDLGTTGRLQLMARLAEGTGLKIPPAAQQALQMTGSIPFGNIAAPPAVPTPAPSQALNLPSQPLATHCLQLSNLFNPQAENDPSWAIEIQDDVIEECNKHGGIVHIYVDKNSAQGNVYVKCPSIPAAMATVNALHGRWFAGKMITAAYVPLPTYHNLFPDSVTAKQLLMPARR, from the exons ATGGCTGATGATTTTGACGTTGAGGCCATGCTGGAGGCTCCATACAGAAAG GATGAGATCAAGTCCTCTCATGCAAATGGACACGACGACCAGAACAAGAA GAAAAGAAGGAGCCGAAGCAGGAGCCGAAGTCCCGGCTCTAGGaagagaagaagcagaagcaaagacaaaaagaagggcaagaagaggagcaggagccGAGAAAGAAAACGTAGCCGTAGCAGAGAGCGCCATCGCAGCGGCTCCCGAAGCAAGGAACGTTCTGGGCGGTACAAGGCACGCAAGAGCCCCGT CCGTAAACGTTCCAAAAGCCGGAGCCCCTTCAAAAAGGAGAAGAGTCCCATAAG GCAACCAATTGACAATCTAACACCAGAGGAGAGGGATGCTCGCACAGTTTTCTGCATGCAGCTTGCTGCAAGAATCAGAGCCAGAGACCTGGAAGACTTCTTCTCGGCAGTGGGAAAA GTAAGAGATGTGAGAATGATCTCGGACAGAAACTCCAGGAGGTCAAAGGGCATTGCATACATCGAGTTTGTGGAGGCTTCTTCTGTGCCACTGGCAATTGGATTGACTGGCCAGAGGCTTTTAGGAGTGCCCATCATCGTCCAGGCCTCTCAG gcagagaaaaacagagctgcagctgctgccaatAATCTACAGAAGGGCAGTTCGGGTCCAATGCGGCTGTACGTGGGCTCGCTGCACTTCAACATTACTGAAGAAATGCTTCGAGGGATCTTTGAGCCTTTTGGGAAG ATTGAGGGAATCCAGCTAATGATGGACAGTGAAACTGGACGATCCAAAGGATATGGCTTCATATCG tttgcaGATGCAGAATGTGCAAAGAAGGCCTTGGAGCAGTTGAATGGCTTTGAGCTGGCTGGACGTCCAATGAAGGTGGGGCATGTTACAGAGCGCTCAGACTCGTCGACAGCCAGCTCATTTCTGGACAACGACGAATTGGAGAGGACCGGCATCGACCTCGGCACCACAGGACGTCTACAGCTTATGGCACGACTAGCAGAAG GAACTGGTCTAAAGATTCCTCCTGCTGCTCAGCAGGCTCTACAGATGACTGGGTCCATACCCTTTGGAAACATCGCTGCTCCACCAG CTGTTCCAACTCCAGCTCCAAGCCAAGCCTTGAACCTCCCATCACAGCCGCTGGCCACACACTGCCTTCAGCTGTCCAACCTGTTCAACCCACAAGC GGAAAACGATCCCAGCTGGGCCATCGAGATCCAAGATGATGTTATTGAGGAGTGCAACAAACATGGAGGAATAGTTCACATTTATGTTGATAAGAACTCCGCTCAA GGTAATGTGTATGTGAAATGTCCCTCAATACCAGCAGCGATGGCAACTGTAAATGCACTTCATGGACGCTGGTTTGCAG GCAAAATGATCACAGCAGCCTACGTTCCCTTACCAACCTACCACAACCTTTTCCCTGATTCAGTAACAGCGAAGCAGCTTCTAATGCCGGCACGTCGATAG